A region of the bacterium genome:
TTTTTTTGCGAGAACTTCAACCAATCGACCTTTGACGTTTTGATGCCTGCCAATGAGAGTGGAGAATGACCGTTACGGTGCGAATAGTTGCTACTGGTGAAGGGCCTAAACCGATAAGCGCAGAACCATAGTTTCAGGAGGTTGTAAGCGTTTTGGGGGTTTTTGAATCCACACATTTGGAGGAGTTTCTTGTCCAATTCTTTGATGATGTTTTCCACTACGTTGGTGTCTCTCGGCAACTCTGGGTGAAAGAGATGGGCTGTCAATAGGTTGAAATTTCTCCTCAATGATTTGATAATCTCTTTATGATGTTTGGCTTCAAAGAGGTGCTCAATATGTCTTAAACGAACCAAAAGTTCGTCGGCATCGTTGAAATTAGTGGCGAAGAGGATGTTTTTAATATAGCTTCTAAGAAGCTCATTCTGTTTGTAGTATTTGCTTTTCTTCGACTTCGGGAGTTTCATGTCAACATAGCGAGAAAAGTGCGTAACGCATGCTTGGTGAGGCACACCAGGGAAAATCTGATCCACTAAGTTTACAAAAACCCTACCCTTCCCAAGGTCACTGACCACTGCGGTAACAGGGTAGTTGAAGATCTCTTTAATGATCAAGAAGAACTTTTCTGCCTCTTCTTCGCTTTCAGCCTCTGCCAACTGGAAGAAGAACGGATCGTTAGTACCTATGTCTACAGCTACAAGAA
Encoded here:
- a CDS encoding transposase; the encoded protein is MGVDGKAVKISGSEAVVLVAVDIGTNDPFFFQLAEAESEEEAEKFFLIIKEIFNYPVTAVVSDLGKGRVFVNLVDQIFPGVPHQACVTHFSRYVDMKLPKSKKSKYYKQNELLRSYIKNILFATNFNDADELLVRLRHIEHLFEAKHHKEIIKSLRRNFNLLTAHLFHPELPRDTNVVENIIKELDKKLLQMCGFKNPQNAYNLLKLWFCAYRFRPFTSSNYSHRNGHSPLSLAGIKTSKVDWLKFSQK